A stretch of Paenibacillus mucilaginosus 3016 DNA encodes these proteins:
- a CDS encoding alpha/beta fold hydrolase yields MKRRSMAAVLSFLLTVSLPVPYAQGAGEDLSAPAPTAAADSTTERPVSQSGIVFQGKVDIGGYGLYVTIRGERREGLPTVVFENGYGDSSGIWDAAAPELAKVTQVVSYDRANIGLSDAPSSASYSALDAANRLNLLLKKTGVNGPLVLIGHSMGGLYIREYAYLYPTSVKGLIFVDASHEHMEDVLFPEYPVETRRSIVEDDLVTSGGREGHYYPDVDNTYRQIDQGRQTDFLRSVPITVLSGGNHGYPDTFIDGEARWAQLQRSLAALSNDSVHVTDGNSGHYLHTQNPSLVVASAVTMFGRIK; encoded by the coding sequence ATGAAACGCAGAAGCATGGCAGCGGTCTTATCCTTCCTTCTTACCGTCTCCCTGCCGGTTCCCTACGCACAGGGGGCAGGCGAAGACCTGTCCGCCCCGGCTCCCACGGCGGCAGCCGACTCTACAACGGAACGCCCCGTAAGCCAATCCGGCATTGTATTCCAGGGGAAAGTCGACATCGGCGGCTACGGGCTGTATGTCACGATCCGGGGGGAGCGCCGCGAAGGCCTGCCTACCGTGGTCTTTGAGAACGGCTACGGCGATTCCTCCGGAATCTGGGACGCCGCCGCGCCAGAGCTGGCCAAGGTGACCCAGGTCGTCTCCTATGACCGGGCCAACATCGGCCTGAGCGATGCCCCCTCTTCCGCCTCCTACTCCGCACTCGACGCCGCCAACCGGCTGAACCTGCTCTTGAAGAAAACGGGAGTGAACGGACCTCTCGTCCTCATCGGCCATTCCATGGGCGGACTGTATATCCGCGAATATGCGTACCTGTACCCGACATCCGTCAAAGGTCTGATCTTCGTGGACGCCTCCCACGAGCACATGGAAGATGTCCTGTTCCCCGAATACCCCGTAGAAACGCGCCGAAGCATCGTCGAAGATGACCTCGTTACCTCCGGCGGCAGAGAAGGCCATTATTACCCCGATGTCGACAACACATACCGCCAGATCGACCAGGGCCGCCAGACCGACTTCCTGCGCAGTGTGCCCATCACGGTGCTCTCGGGCGGAAATCACGGTTATCCCGACACGTTCATCGACGGCGAAGCCCGCTGGGCACAGCTGCAGCGCAGCCTGGCCGCCCTCTCGAATGATTCGGTACATGTGACGGACGGGAACAGCGGCCATTACCTGCACACGCAGAACCCTTCGCTCGTGGTAGCCTCCGCGGTCACCATGTTCGGCCGGATCAAGTAA
- the nagZ gene encoding beta-N-acetylhexosaminidase → MKKAARWLCLLLGLAAAAGIEGCGSQSPVPPAGQQPPQSLQPERSGNEAAQEPVEPAMKPRDDIRDRVEAMSLDEKVGQLLLVGLEGTEVDGRAREWIHTYHAGGFILFRDNIQNTAQLAKLVGDLKEANRSSGGVPLWLSLDEEGGRVSRMPAELTKPPSAAAVGRADKPAASLAVGRAVGRELAAFGMNMNFAPVLDVFSNPANTVIGDRAYGRDPAQVSRIGIQTMKGLQSQQVAAVVKHFPGHGDTVEDSHYGLPVVAHDLERLRKLELKPFAEAITSGADAVMVAHILLPKLDAEAPASLSRRIVTGLLREEMGFGGVVVTDDLVMGAITKRYDLGQAGVQAVAAGVDVLLVGHGHEAGTAVFSAVKRAVQEGVITEARLKESVTRILRLKAKYRLTDERPGAVDTAALNAGLKNAMKELEVTAPAGGK, encoded by the coding sequence ATGAAAAAAGCAGCGAGATGGCTGTGCCTGCTGCTGGGTCTGGCGGCCGCTGCAGGGATAGAGGGGTGCGGTTCCCAATCACCGGTGCCTCCGGCCGGGCAGCAGCCCCCCCAGTCCCTGCAGCCGGAGCGGTCCGGTAATGAGGCTGCACAGGAGCCCGTTGAACCGGCGATGAAGCCGCGTGATGACATCCGGGACCGGGTGGAGGCCATGTCCCTGGATGAGAAAGTAGGCCAGCTGCTGCTGGTCGGGTTGGAAGGCACCGAAGTGGACGGGCGTGCGCGGGAGTGGATACATACGTATCATGCAGGAGGCTTCATCCTGTTCCGGGATAACATTCAGAATACGGCCCAGCTGGCGAAGCTGGTCGGAGATCTGAAGGAAGCGAACCGCAGCTCCGGGGGCGTGCCGCTGTGGCTGAGCCTGGATGAGGAGGGCGGCCGGGTCAGCCGGATGCCGGCGGAGCTCACCAAGCCGCCTTCCGCCGCGGCGGTCGGCCGGGCGGACAAGCCTGCCGCCTCGCTGGCGGTCGGCCGCGCCGTCGGCCGGGAGCTTGCCGCCTTCGGGATGAACATGAATTTTGCCCCGGTGCTGGATGTGTTCAGCAATCCGGCCAATACGGTGATCGGGGACCGGGCCTACGGCCGCGACCCGGCACAGGTCAGCCGCATAGGCATCCAGACGATGAAGGGGCTGCAGTCCCAGCAGGTGGCGGCGGTGGTGAAGCACTTCCCGGGCCATGGAGATACGGTGGAGGATTCGCACTACGGGCTGCCCGTGGTCGCGCATGATCTGGAGCGGCTGCGGAAGCTGGAGCTGAAGCCGTTCGCCGAAGCGATAACAAGCGGGGCCGATGCCGTCATGGTCGCTCATATTCTCCTGCCGAAGCTGGATGCGGAAGCGCCGGCCTCGCTCTCCCGCCGGATCGTGACGGGCCTTCTCAGGGAGGAGATGGGCTTCGGCGGCGTCGTGGTAACCGACGACCTCGTGATGGGCGCCATTACCAAGCGCTACGATCTCGGGCAGGCGGGTGTGCAGGCGGTGGCGGCAGGTGTAGATGTGCTGCTCGTCGGGCATGGACACGAGGCCGGCACGGCCGTGTTCTCCGCCGTGAAGCGCGCCGTGCAGGAGGGGGTCATTACGGAAGCAAGGCTGAAGGAGAGCGTCACCCGGATCCTGCGGCTGAAGGCGAAGTACCGGCTCACCGACGAACGTCCGGGGGCTGTGGACACCGCCGCCCTGAACGCCGGGCTGAAGAACGCGATGAAAGAGCTGGAAGTAACGGCCCCGGCCGGAGGGAAGTAG
- a CDS encoding PAS domain S-box protein, with product MPHDLNPATPALLAQSGLYPSLFEHHPDAVYILDRQGRHLHANPAAMRLTGYSVQEAAKAVTEQLSRDRRLLGQREREFSKALRGEATSPYVMRLTCRDGRTVDLEVTYIPIVSDGRIIGAYGIGKDVTEKLENERKRRECEDRYELISTHAQDIISYSTPDGICRFISPSVSKLLGYTPEELEGTRLSALYHPEDYEALRGRSFEDEDVFTCRFRRASGEYIWVETTFKTVRGADGAVQYYLGIGRDITHRRRMEEHLKHSENSLAAAQRVARCGSWHWDVLSDSIEGSAEFQRILGREVRSYGVFLSCIHPEDRDGVDRAVRLALQGAPFNYDYRIVLPDGELRHIHAQADICRGPDGRVCSMIGTTQDITERKHMENRLRESEQRFKSLFDYHPSAIYSMDLEGRLTSVNASLEKLVGCSRGELLGSPHERLAAPGDLAKASGYFTLACQGVPQNGEMVLRSREGRDIDVQMQYVPIVVEGRVVGVYGMASDITERKRHVVEIQKLSSQYTLILNSVAEGIYGVDLSGRGVFLNPAASDMLGYTPEEFEGRPVHTSVHHSKPDGSPYPRRECPIYLTARDGLSRYVTDEVFWRKDGTSFLVEYRTHPIYDQGKLVGAVVVFTDTTSEREIIQAKESAERAAEAKSEFLAVMSHEIRTPMNGIIGMTDILLDTDLTGEQREYTEIIRQSGASLLRILGDILDFSRIEAGKMALEHHRFQVEDTVREVLDLFTPKAQEKGLRLQADLETGVPPLLGDSTRVKQILINLVGNALKFTERGSVTLTVRSRPAPAGSRMLDFTVEDTGIGIPAGKLHHLFQSFSQVHPAMNRKYGGTGLGLAICKKLVELMGGTIAVESTEGAGSSFTFTLLFPEEGSEAPMAVGLPAHSAPEEGRRQEQAAGGEPGEDGPGKPLRILVAEETQAARMHLQRILSRLGHTVHTVPNGLAAVKAVQRQPYDLLLMSTVLPVMDGVTAASRIRSLLPPERRPLVIGLAPGGGRGGQERYAHAGMAYVAARPPGTAELRTLLRRVQVRHV from the coding sequence TTGCCTCATGACCTCAACCCGGCGACACCGGCCCTGCTGGCCCAAAGCGGCCTCTACCCGTCCCTCTTCGAGCATCACCCCGACGCCGTCTATATCCTTGACCGGCAGGGGCGTCATCTTCATGCGAACCCGGCCGCCATGCGGCTTACCGGATACAGCGTGCAGGAAGCCGCCAAGGCGGTAACCGAACAGCTGTCCAGGGACCGGCGGCTGCTCGGGCAGCGGGAGAGAGAGTTCTCCAAAGCGCTGCGCGGGGAGGCCACCTCCCCTTATGTGATGCGGCTGACCTGCAGGGACGGGAGGACGGTCGATCTCGAAGTGACCTACATTCCGATCGTCTCGGACGGGCGCATTATCGGAGCCTACGGCATTGGCAAAGACGTAACGGAGAAGCTGGAGAATGAACGCAAACGCAGGGAGTGCGAAGATCGGTACGAGCTGATCTCCACCCATGCGCAGGATATCATTTCGTATTCGACGCCCGACGGGATCTGCCGGTTCATCTCCCCCTCCGTGAGCAAGCTGCTGGGCTATACGCCGGAAGAGCTGGAGGGCACCCGACTGTCCGCCCTGTACCATCCGGAAGACTATGAAGCGCTCCGGGGGCGTTCCTTCGAAGATGAGGACGTCTTCACCTGCCGGTTCCGCCGCGCCTCCGGGGAGTACATCTGGGTCGAAACGACCTTCAAAACGGTCCGCGGCGCGGACGGGGCCGTCCAATATTACCTCGGGATCGGGCGGGACATCACTCACCGACGGCGGATGGAAGAGCACCTGAAGCACAGCGAGAATAGCCTGGCCGCGGCACAGCGGGTCGCCCGCTGCGGTTCCTGGCATTGGGATGTCTTGTCGGACTCGATCGAGGGCTCGGCGGAGTTTCAGCGGATTTTGGGCCGGGAGGTGCGTTCGTATGGTGTGTTCCTCTCCTGCATTCATCCCGAAGACCGTGACGGAGTCGACCGTGCCGTACGCCTTGCTCTGCAGGGTGCCCCGTTTAACTATGACTACCGGATTGTGCTGCCGGACGGCGAACTCCGCCATATTCATGCCCAGGCGGACATCTGCCGGGGCCCGGACGGCCGGGTCTGCTCCATGATCGGAACGACACAGGACATCACGGAGCGCAAACACATGGAAAACCGCCTGCGGGAGAGCGAGCAGCGGTTCAAATCGCTCTTCGATTACCATCCGTCGGCCATCTATTCGATGGATCTCGAAGGAAGGCTTACGAGCGTCAACGCCTCGCTCGAAAAGCTGGTCGGCTGCAGCCGCGGGGAACTGCTTGGAAGCCCTCATGAGCGGCTCGCTGCCCCCGGTGATCTGGCGAAGGCCTCCGGCTACTTCACCTTGGCCTGCCAAGGAGTGCCGCAGAACGGGGAGATGGTCCTCCGCAGCAGGGAGGGCAGGGACATCGACGTGCAGATGCAGTATGTGCCGATCGTGGTGGAAGGCCGTGTGGTGGGCGTCTACGGCATGGCCAGCGATATTACCGAGCGCAAAAGGCATGTGGTGGAAATCCAGAAGCTGAGCAGCCAGTATACCCTGATTCTGAACTCGGTGGCGGAGGGGATCTACGGGGTGGATCTGTCGGGGCGCGGCGTCTTCCTCAACCCCGCCGCATCCGATATGCTCGGGTATACGCCGGAGGAATTCGAAGGAAGGCCGGTCCATACCTCCGTCCATCATTCGAAGCCCGACGGCAGCCCCTATCCCCGCCGTGAATGCCCCATCTACCTGACGGCACGTGACGGGCTCTCCCGGTATGTGACCGACGAGGTCTTCTGGCGCAAGGACGGCACCTCCTTCCTTGTGGAATACCGCACGCACCCCATCTATGACCAGGGGAAGCTGGTGGGGGCCGTGGTAGTCTTCACCGACACGACCAGCGAGCGGGAGATCATCCAGGCGAAGGAATCAGCCGAGCGCGCAGCCGAGGCCAAGTCCGAGTTTCTGGCCGTGATGAGCCATGAGATCCGCACGCCTATGAACGGCATCATTGGAATGACCGACATCCTGCTCGATACGGATCTGACGGGGGAGCAGCGGGAATACACGGAGATCATCCGCCAGAGCGGCGCCTCCCTGCTGCGCATTCTGGGGGACATCCTGGACTTCAGCCGGATCGAAGCGGGCAAAATGGCGCTCGAGCATCACCGTTTCCAAGTCGAGGACACGGTACGCGAGGTGCTCGATCTCTTCACTCCGAAAGCTCAGGAGAAAGGCCTTCGGCTGCAGGCGGACCTGGAGACGGGCGTGCCGCCGCTGCTCGGCGACTCCACCCGGGTGAAGCAGATTCTGATCAATCTCGTCGGCAACGCGCTGAAGTTCACCGAGAGAGGCAGCGTCACCTTGACGGTCCGCAGCCGCCCCGCCCCGGCGGGATCCCGGATGCTCGACTTCACCGTCGAGGATACAGGGATCGGCATTCCGGCAGGGAAGCTGCACCACCTCTTCCAGTCGTTCTCCCAGGTGCATCCGGCCATGAACCGCAAGTACGGGGGCACGGGCCTGGGGCTTGCGATCTGCAAAAAGCTCGTCGAGCTCATGGGCGGCACCATCGCTGTGGAAAGCACGGAAGGCGCCGGGTCCTCATTCACCTTCACCCTCCTCTTTCCCGAGGAGGGGTCGGAGGCTCCGATGGCGGTGGGCCTGCCGGCACACTCCGCACCGGAAGAGGGCCGCCGGCAGGAGCAGGCTGCAGGCGGGGAGCCCGGAGAAGACGGGCCCGGGAAGCCGCTGCGCATTCTGGTGGCGGAAGAAACCCAGGCCGCGCGGATGCATCTGCAGCGGATTCTGAGCCGCCTCGGGCACACAGTGCATACGGTGCCGAACGGGCTTGCCGCGGTCAAGGCCGTTCAGCGGCAGCCCTATGACCTGCTTCTCATGAGTACGGTGCTGCCGGTCATGGACGGGGTGACCGCCGCTTCCCGCATCCGGTCCCTGCTTCCCCCGGAACGCCGGCCGCTGGTGATCGGCCTGGCGCCCGGCGGAGGGAGAGGCGGGCAGGAGCGGTATGCCCACGCCGGCATGGCGTATGTAGCGGCAAGGCCGCCCGGTACCGCAGAGCTGCGGACTCTGCTTCGCCGGGTCCAAGTGCGGCATGTGTAA
- a CDS encoding MGDG synthase family glycosyltransferase, producing the protein MKWSKGTAERVRVLVLSGNLGDGHRQAAKALAEASRLGTREAVDTEVVDFMQRVYPQLQHVVKYGFLKMVEKTPSIYGYLYHRTKYDEGLSPLFSLFLRLGRRALMRLAAEYRPDAIICTFPLAAAAVSLLKEEGRLHVPLITVITDHTDHALWLNPATDLYLVGSEQVASALRARGIASSRVAVSGIPVAPRFHAEEDRTVVRQQLGLQPDMPVVLVMGGGGGLLSEGIRSLLRSEAVCAGMQLVIVCGSNRAVMRELEEELAHRPSGRVRLLGFAEDIHRWMSAADLLLTKPGGLTTSEAVAKALPMLLYKPIPGQEEDNAAVLMRAGVAVQAEGGRALTDQLLELVHDPARLAHMRGRAEAFRIARPAERAWEALQPRPQPELSMSKAR; encoded by the coding sequence ATGAAATGGAGTAAGGGGACGGCGGAACGGGTCCGGGTGCTGGTGCTCTCCGGCAATCTGGGCGACGGGCACCGGCAGGCGGCCAAGGCCCTGGCGGAAGCCTCCCGGCTCGGAACCCGTGAAGCGGTGGATACGGAAGTCGTCGACTTCATGCAGCGCGTCTATCCCCAACTGCAGCACGTCGTCAAGTACGGATTTTTGAAGATGGTGGAAAAAACACCGTCAATCTACGGATATCTCTATCATAGAACGAAATATGACGAGGGGCTGTCGCCCTTGTTTTCGCTGTTCCTGCGGCTGGGACGGCGTGCTCTTATGCGTCTTGCGGCCGAATACCGGCCTGACGCCATTATCTGCACGTTCCCGCTTGCCGCGGCGGCCGTGTCGCTCCTCAAGGAAGAGGGCCGGCTGCACGTTCCGCTGATCACGGTGATTACGGATCATACGGATCACGCCCTGTGGCTCAATCCGGCAACGGACCTCTATCTCGTCGGATCGGAGCAGGTGGCTTCGGCGCTGCGGGCCCGCGGGATCGCTTCTTCCCGGGTTGCGGTAAGCGGGATCCCGGTGGCCCCGCGCTTCCACGCGGAAGAAGACCGCACGGTGGTGCGGCAGCAGCTAGGTCTGCAGCCGGACATGCCTGTCGTGCTTGTCATGGGCGGGGGCGGCGGGCTGCTCAGCGAGGGCATCCGGTCCCTGCTCCGTTCGGAGGCGGTCTGCGCCGGCATGCAGCTCGTCATTGTCTGCGGCAGCAACCGGGCCGTGATGCGCGAGCTCGAAGAGGAGCTGGCGCACCGTCCTTCCGGCCGGGTCCGTCTGCTGGGCTTCGCGGAAGATATCCACCGCTGGATGTCGGCGGCGGATCTGCTGCTGACGAAGCCCGGCGGCCTGACGACCTCCGAGGCCGTGGCCAAAGCGCTGCCGATGCTCCTCTATAAGCCGATCCCCGGCCAAGAGGAGGATAACGCGGCGGTGCTTATGCGCGCGGGCGTGGCTGTGCAGGCCGAGGGCGGCCGTGCCCTGACGGACCAGCTGCTTGAGCTGGTCCATGACCCGGCTCGCCTGGCGCATATGCGCGGGCGGGCGGAGGCGTTCCGCATCGCGAGGCCGGCGGAGCGTGCGTGGGAGGCGCTGCAGCCTCGGCCGCAGCCCGAGCTCAGCATGAGCAAGGCCCGGTAG